The following are from one region of the Sebaldella sp. S0638 genome:
- a CDS encoding DUF1801 domain-containing protein has protein sequence MRPIKNPDVLSIYENYDEKYKTILLKIREMIFEISEKMYGENSITEELKWNQPSYAAKYGTPIRLDTFDKDHIGIFFNCRTTLVENFKILFGDLFTYSKNRAIVLNVYEEISTDEIAACLEMALSYHKIKKRLNKLD, from the coding sequence ATGAGACCAATAAAAAATCCTGATGTCTTGAGTATATATGAAAATTATGATGAAAAATACAAAACAATATTACTAAAAATAAGAGAAATGATTTTTGAAATATCAGAAAAAATGTATGGTGAGAATAGCATAACAGAAGAATTAAAATGGAATCAGCCGTCATATGCCGCGAAATACGGAACTCCTATCAGACTGGACACCTTTGATAAAGACCATATTGGAATATTTTTTAACTGCCGCACTACTCTTGTAGAAAATTTTAAAATTTTATTTGGCGACTTATTCACATATTCAAAGAACAGGGCAATTGTACTTAATGTATATGAAGAAATTTCCACAGATGAAATTGCTGCATGTCTTGAAATGGCTTTATCATATCATAAAATAAAAAAGCGTCTTAATAAACTCGATTAG